Proteins from a single region of Mytilus trossulus isolate FHL-02 chromosome 2, PNRI_Mtr1.1.1.hap1, whole genome shotgun sequence:
- the LOC134707388 gene encoding uncharacterized protein LOC134707388, translated as MMAMDVSQRPATVSFGTEVILGRRKSRAFSISQQDTRDTETFRRQSYKYQFPNPALEADKRDFDLSEIQESDIRRHVFGTPVEEMEFVGSDNTVRRPTVSSARRSVLWSRDRRLYEDRHRQDVEEFREQPYMRHEYPTLRKHYPGTWRLASRDELQATTERLTSVPAPTSASMNLHKFQCFLHNVLEVEAQTRNRELRSCLRRRPRTSVI; from the exons ATGATGGCCATGGACGTATCACAAAGACCTGCAACAGTATCATTTGGAACTGAGGTGATTCTTGGACGACGAAAATCACGTGCGTTCAGCATCAGCCAACAGGACACAAGAGATACAGAAACTTTCAGACGACAATCGTATAAATATCAGTTTCCAAACCCAGCATTAGAAGCTGACAAAAGAGACTTCGATTTG TCAGAAATACAAGAAAGTGATATAAGACGACATGTATTTGGAACACCAGTAGAGGAAATGGAGTTTGTTGGATCCGACAATACAGTTAGGCGACCAACAGTATCTAGTGCACGCCGTTCTGTCCTTTGGTCACGTGATCGACGACTTTATGAAGACAGACATCGCCAAGATGTGGAGGAATTTAGAGAGCAACCGTACATGAGACATGAATATCCAACATTAAGGAAACATTATCCCGGTACATGGAGACTAGCGTCGAGAGATGAACTCCAAGCCACAACAGAGCGGTTGACAAGTGTTCCTGCTCCGACATCTGCAAGCATGAATTTGcataaatttcaatgtttccTGCACAACGTATTGGAAGTAGAGGCACAGACGCGGAATCGTGAGCTAAGATCATGCCTTCGCAGAAGACCTAGGACATCTGTAATATAA
- the LOC134707393 gene encoding small ribosomal subunit protein uS13 isoform X1 produces MALILPEKFQHILRIMNTNIDGRRNIMFAMTAIKGIGRRYANVVCKKADVDISKRAGELSEEEIEKVITIMANPRQYKIPDWFLNRQKDVKDGKFSQVMSNALDNKLREDLERLKKIRNHRGLRHYWGLRVRGQHTKTTGRRGRTVGVAKKK; encoded by the exons ATG gcATTGATACTGCCAGAGAAGTTTCAACACATTCTTCGTATTATGAATACGAATATTGATGGTCGCAGGAACATTATGTTCGCAATGACTGCCATCAAG GGTATTGGTAGACGTTATGCCAATGTTGTTTGTAAAAAGGCTGATGTTGACATTTCCAAGAGAGCAGGAGAACTCAGTGAAGAAGAG ATTGAGAAGGTCATCACCATCATGGCCAATCCAAGACAGTACAAAATCCCTGATTGGTTCCTCAACAGACAAAAGGATGTTAAGGATGGAAAATTCAGCCAGGTTATGTCCAATGCCCTGGATAACAAACTTAGAGAGGATTTAGAAAGACTGAAGAAAATCCGAAATCATAGAGGACTTCGACACTACTGGGG ATTGAGAGTcagaggtcaacatacaaaGACCACAGGAAGACGTGGAAGAACTGTTGGTGTAGCCAAgaagaagtaa